Proteins co-encoded in one Nothobranchius furzeri strain GRZ-AD chromosome 4, NfurGRZ-RIMD1, whole genome shotgun sequence genomic window:
- the muc2.1 gene encoding mucin-2, with protein sequence MGGRSVWLCFLILLVASVTEVRARLVRNHVSNICSTWGRQHYKTFDGDVFQFPGMCEYNLVSDCHESYQGFSVHMKRTEKDGNPTISYVLVTINELSFYLSKNRVTVNYQPVTLPYYKGGVLVENNAVYIKLQSKVGFTVMWNGEDAVMVELDNDFANRTCGLCGDFNGVPVFNEFILNGRRISLIEFGNSHKAHRPNEDCEDPYEEEDEPVEDETVLDSCKGFETICEERFHSESWSSCTQLIDAEAYIQACVMDMCGCNNSTDDFCVCSTLSEFSRQCSHAGGQPPNWRKPHFCAKQCPYNMVFEESGSSCMDTCTHLDTSSMCEEHKIDGCFCPPGTVFDDISMRGCVPQSECQCKHNKIYDSGEVYRQDGEECTCFKGIWDCVSLETPAMCAVEGGSHFTTFDGKTYIFHGDCYYTLAKVESKGGSNPKFIILAQLEPCAHQQFDTCLKSLKILLNNDKNNVLTFSPDGTVKQSMQTVSLPYYSGEINIFRPSSFYIVLQTTFGLQIQIQHVPLMQVYISLEKSYKAKTRGLCGNFNMVLSDDMKTPQGIIEGTAATFCNSWKSNQMCSDSEERLDDPCSLSVENERYAKHWCALLLTPHSPFAQCRSVVDPEMYYKRCTYSSCNCEKSETCLCAVFSSYARACAAKGVILTDWRENVCDKYIKSCPASQTFSYSHQRCQLTCSSLSSEQQSCTSEFVPVDGCACAEGLYLNEKGACVPMAKCSCYHNGVYIKPGKSINIKNEHCVCNNGKLHCHSWRSRSSACPSPKVFFNCSSMGTREVGLQCDQTCLNLESDCESTECESGCRCPGGLLDDGKGSCVRKNDCPCQHDGRFFAPGATIPNQCNTCTCKGGKWKCTEKKCPGTCVIYGTGHYNTFDERTYGFQGDCAYVATRNKCGNKTVENNFGVITENVPCGSTGTTCSKTVRVQLGRTEIKLSKGNYEEHDLESGAKIPYRIRWVGLYLVVESNIGVAVMWDRKTTVRILLQPQHSGEVCGLCGNYDGDGQNDFTTQGQLVVNNHLEFANSWKVTSICPDVEESTDACDIAPQRHHWAKLKCSIITGNTFKDCHHKVNPQPFYDNCVKDSCACDTGGDCECFCSAVAAYAQACNEADVCVAWRTPEICPVFCDYYNNPEDCIWHYNPCHTPCYKTCLFPNGTCSNPIPNLEGCYPVCPEDKPVFDEKNQTCVDICPYCVYNGTIYDEFEVIYNVSDNLGMCYYAICINSTVIEGSEPCSTPSPSTTTQEPTTTKYTTPPTTTPEPTTTTTPPTTTPEPTTTTTPPTTTPEPTTTTTPPTTTSEPTTTTTPPTTTPEPTTTTTPPTTTSEPTTTTTPPTTTSEPTTTTTPPTTTSEPTTTTTPPTTTSEPTTTTTPPTTTSEPTTTTTPPTTTSEPTTTTTPPTTTSEPTTTTTPPTTTPEPTTTTTPPTTTPEPTTTTKYTTPPTTTPKPTTTTTQSTTTPPVTTPCVPTCEWSDWYNVHDPKTDKSDWETYENITNSGLHICDNPSEIECRSADVPEQDFDDFIEENKQVVTCDIGVGLICKKEDQPKRPGKCFDYMIRVCCPVICEPTTPGTPPPSTTPEPSTTATTPEPTTTTKYTTPPTTTPEPTTTTKYTTPPTTTPEPTTTTTPPTTTPEPTTTTTPPTTTPEPTTTTPPTTTTPLTTTPEPSTTTTPPTTTPEPTTTSPLTTTQEPSTTTKYITPPTTTPEPTSTTTPPTTTPEPTTTTSPPTTTQEPTTTTKYTASPTTTPEPTTTTTPPTTTPEPTTTTAPPTTTQKPTTTTKYTTPPTTTLEPTTTTKYTTPPTTTSEPTTTTTPPSTTPEPTTTTAPPTTTQKPTTTTKYTTPPTTTLEPTTTTKYTTPPTTTSEPTTTTTPPTTTPEPTTTTTPPSTTPEPTTTTAPPTTTQKPTTTTKYTTPPTTTLEPTTTTKYTTPPTTTSEPTTTTTPPTTTPKPTTTTTTPPTTTLEPTTTTKYTTPSTTTPKPTTTTTQSTTTPPVTTPCVPTCEWSDWYNVHDPKTDKSDWETYENITNSGLHICDNPSELECRSADVPEQDFDDFIEENKQVVTCDIGVGLICKKEDQPKRPGKCFDYMIRVCCPVICEPTTPGTPPPSTTPEPSTTATTPEPTTTTKYTTPPTTTPEPTTTTKYTTPPTATPEPSTTTTPPTTTLEPTTTTAPPTTTPEPTTTTTTPTTTPKPSTTTTPPTTTLEPTTTTTPPTTTPKPTTTSIPPTTTPETTTTTTPPTTTPEPATTTKYTTPPTTTPEPTTTTTPPTTTPETTTTTTPPTTTPEPTTTTKYTTPPTTTPEPTTTTTPPTTTPETTSTTTPPTTTPETTTTTTPPTTTPKPTTTSIPPTITPETTPATTPPTTKYTTPPTTTPEPTTTTTPPTTTPETTITTNPPTTTPEPTTTTTPHTTTPKPTTTTLPTTTPEPTTTTKYTTPPTTTPKPSTTAPPTTTPETTTTTTPPTTTPKPTTTTTPPTTTPETTTTTTPPTTTPKPTTTSIPPTTTPETTTTTKYTTPPTTTPETTTTTTPPTTTPETTTTTTPHTTTPKPTTTTPPTTTPEPTTTTKYTTPPTTTPETTTTTTPPTTTPETTTTTTPPTTTPKPTTTTTPPTRSPETTTTTTPPTTTPKPTTTSIPPTTTPETTTTTTPHTTTPKPTTTTPPTTTPEPTTTTKYTTPPTTTPKPTTTTTPPTTTPETTTTTPGSTTECFCIVDGKHYRPGEIIFHMHHIGLGICLTMTCSDICELHNKTDACPTTPHPPTTPPSTTPYIPICPEWDVVQNETFFLCNCTMARCIENNTIEIIPYECPPLQNITCLNEKKPVLVYDEYYCCQHYACDCECEGWGDPHYTTFDGLYYSYQGNCTYVLMEEITPRHQLKIYIDNVFCDPTEDVSCPRSIIIAYGSQVLTLINHNLIGAPKLEVLKNGKSVKLPHIEPGIKVISTGINLVFEIPLLNVVIKFGMTGFSVFLPYQHFGRNTQGHCGTCNNNQTDDCKLPSGQLVESCSVMADYWPANDIYQPNCPPPSVLPTNRPELPLEPTPCNPDSICDLLKSSVFAECHPLISPENFYRGCAFDSCHVSNPVVECTSLQTYAAACAQVGACIHWRNHTKLCSGDCPSDRVYKPCGPAEQPTCDDDPNEPSLNIITEGCFCPDGMKLFNKESRICVEKCGCLDPDGNPREFNERFEYKCQDCICDELTKTVICKPKTCPAPPIANCTGPGFVLVNQTNPDDTCCFALACQCQISRCLVSSLNCPTGYKPVVSVPEGKCCPEHTCDPKRVCVHKDVEYQPGSSVPAYECQDCVCSNEVDKNSGLFKITCEFQHCEEKCDMGYEYVETSLDECCGKCEQRQCVLNVNGTKQLLNEGETWSPPHNRCEHYTCVKSGETFSTFSSHVVCPPFHESNCQPNTIQTAANGCCRICVEKERACKVMTMKTRITHQGCQSEQEVDMPFCEGSCNTFTKYSEAAAAMQHSCSCCKEARFSNRTVDLMCLNGETVPHTYMHVEECGCGNTECTIPGAQHTRRKRSLALV encoded by the exons ATGGGGGGGAGATCTGTGTGGTTGTGTTTTCTCATTTTACTGGTTGCCAGTGTAACTGAGGTCAGAGCCAGACTGG TTCGTAACCATGTCAGCAACATCTGCAGCACGTGGGGAAGGCAGCACTACAAGACCTTTGACGGAGATGTGTTTCAGTTTCCTGGTATGTGTGAGTACAACCTGGTGTCAGACTGCCACGAGTCCTATCAGGGATTTTCAGTCCACATGAAGAGGACAGAGAAGGATGGAAATCCCACCATCAGCTACGTTTTGGTTACCATCAACGAGCTTTCGTTTTACCTCAGCAAGAATCGGGTGACTGTCAACTATCAGCC TGTCACCCTGCCATATTACAAAGGAGGCGTGCTGGTGGAAAATAATGCAGTTTACATCAAGCTACAGTCTAAAGTCGGGTTCACTGTCATGTGGAATGGCGAAGATGCTGTCATG GTGGAACTTGATAACGATTTTGCAAACCGTACATGTGGACTTTGTGGAGATTTCAATGGTGTTCCAGTCTTCAATGAGTTCATTTTAAATG GTCGTAGAATCAGTCTTATTGAGTTTGGTAACAGCCACAAAGCCCATCGTCCAAATGAAGACTGCGAGGATCCCTACGAAGAGGAAGATGAACCTGTCGAGGATGAGACGGTGTTGGATTCCTGCAAGGGATTT GAAACCATCTGTGAAGAAAGGTTCCACTCAGAGTCCTGGAGTTCGTGCACCCAGCTGATTGATGCTGAAGCTTACATCCAGGCGTGTGTGATGGACATGTGTGGCTGTAACAACAGCACCGACGATTTCTGTGTCTGCAGCACCTTGTCAGAATTTTCCAGACAGTGTTCCCATGCAGGAGGACAACCTCCCAACTGGAGGAAACCTCACTTCTGTG CTAAACAGTGCCCTTACAACATGGTGTTTGAAGAAAGCGGCTCTTCTTGCATGGACACCTGCACACATCTGGACACAAGTTCAATGTGTGAGGAGCATAAAATCGATGGTTGTTTCTGTCCACCCG GAACTGTGTTTGATGACATCTCCATGAGAGGATGCGTTCCTCAGTCTGAATGTCAGTGCAAGCACAACAAAATCTATGATTCTGGAGAGGTTTATCGACAGGACGGAGAGGAGTG TACATGCTTTAAAGGGATATGGGACTGTGTCAGCCTTGAAACACCAGCTATGTGTGCTGTTGAAGGAGGCTCACATTTCACCACCTTTGATGGGAAAACCTACATCTTCCATGGAGATTGCTACTACACTTTGGCCAAGGTGGAAAGCAAG GGTGGCTCAAACCCAAAGTTCATCATCCTGGCCCAGTTGGAGCCATGTGCACATCAACAGTTTGACACATGTTTGAAGTCTCTTAAAATCCTGCTGAACAATGACAAAAACAAT GTTTTAACGTTCAGCCCTGATGGTACCGTGAAGCAGAGCATGCAGACTGTCAGTTTGCCATATTATTCAG GAGAAATCAACATATTCCGTCCTTCATCCTTCTACATTGTGCTTCAGACAACTTTTGGGTTGCAAATTCAGATCCAACATGTTCCCCTGATGCAAGTCTATATCAGTCTGGAAAAGAGCTACAAAGCTAAGACACGTG GCTTGTGTGGGAACTTCAACATGGTCCTGAGTGATGACATGAAGACTCCTCAGGGTATCATTGAGGGAACTGCAGCAACGTTCTGCAACTCTTGGAAATCAAATCAAATGTGCTCAGACTCCGAGGAAAGGCTTGACGATCCCTGTTCACTCAGTGTAGAAAATG AGAGGTACGCCAAACACTGGTGCGCCTTGCTCCTAACTCCACACAGTCCATTTGCACAATGCCGCTCAGTGGTGGATCCTGAGATGTACTATAAG CGCTGCACTTACTCCAGCTGTAATTGTGAGAAGAGTGAGACCTGTTTATGCGCCGTTTTCTCCTCCTATGCTCGAGCCTGTGCAGCAAAAGGAGTGATCCTGACCGACTGGAGAGAGAATGTGTGTG ATAAATACATAAAAAGCTGCCCGGCATCGCAGACCTTCTCATATAGTCATCAGAGATGCCAGCTGACCTGCAGTTCTCTGAGCTCAGAGCAGCAGAGCTGCACCTCTGAGTTTGTGCCTGTGGATGGCTGCGCCTGTGCCGAGGGTCTCTATTTGAATGAGAAAGGCGCATGCGTTCCAATGGCAAAATGTTCCTGTTACCATAACGGGGTCTATATTAAACCAGGAAAGTCCATCAACATCAAAAATGAACACTG TGTGTGCAACAACGGAAAGCTTCATTGTCATTCTTGGAGAAGTCGTTCTTCAG CGTGTCCTTCCCCTAAGGTCTTTTTTAACTGTTCCTCCATGGGAACACGAGAAGTTGGACTGCAGTGTGATCAGACTTGTTTAAATCTGGAAAGTGACTGT GAATCCACGGAATGTGAGTCTGGTTGTCGGTGTCCCGGTGGGCTCCTTGATGATGGCAAAGGTTCTTGTGTGAGGAAGAACGATTGTCCGTGTCAGCATGATGGACGTTTTTTTGCTCCTGGAGCAACAATTCCAAACCAGTGCAACACTTG CACCTGTAAAGGTGGAAAATGGAAGTGCACAGAGAAGAAGTGCCCAGGAACTTGTGTTATCTATGGAACAGGACATTACAACACATTTGATGAGCGAACCTATGGGTTTCAAGGCGACTGTGCTTATGTTGCCACCAGG aataAGTGTGGAAACAAAACTGTTGAGAACAACTTTGGAGTGATCACAGAAAATGTACCGTGTGGCTCCACGGGCACAACGTGCTCCAAAACAGTCAGAGTTCAGCTAGGG AGAACCGAAATCAAACTGTCAAAGGGTAATTATGAAGAGCATGATCTGGAAAGTGGCGCTAAAATTCCCTACAGAATACGATGGGTTGGCTTGTACCTGGTGGTAGAATCAAACATCGGTGTGGCTGTGATGTGGGATCGCAAAACAACTGTTCGTATCCTCCTGCAACCACAGCACAGC GGTGAGGTGTGTGGCCTGTGTGGAAATTATGATGGCGATGGACAGAATGACTTCACCACTCAGGGTCAGCTAGTGGTGAACAACCATTTAGAGTTTGCAAACAGCTGGAAAGTAACCAGCATTTGCCCAGATGTGGAGGAGAGCACCGATGCTTGTGATATAGCTCCCCAACGACATCACTGGGCAAAATTGAAGTGCAGCATCATAACAGGAAATACATTCAAAGACTGCCACCACAAG GTTAACCCTCAGCCGTTTTATGATAACTGTGTAAAAGACTCATGTGCCTGTGACACCGGAGGAGACTGTGAGTGTTTCTGCTCAGCTGTTGCAGCTTATGCTCAAGCTTGTAATGAGGCTGATGTTTGTGTTGCATGGAGAACTCCAGAAATTTGTC CTGTATTTTGTGATTACTATAACAATCCAGAAGACTGCATCTGGCACTACAACCCTTGCCACACACCTTGCTACAAGACTTGTTTATTTCCAAATGGAACTTGTAGCAACCCAATACCAAACTTGGAGG GATGTTATCCTGTTTGTCCAGAAGATAAACCTGTATTTGATGAAAAAAACCAAACCTGTGTGGACATATGTCCTTATTGTGTTTACAATGGGACAATATATGATGAATTTGAAGTTATTTACAATGTCAGTGACAACTTGGGAATGTGCTACTACGCAATCTGCATTAATTCAACTGTGATAGAAGGCAGTGAACCCTGCTCCACACCTTCACCTTCAACTACTACACAAGAGCCAACCACAACAAAATATACAACTCCACCCACAACAACTCCAGAGCCAACCACTACAACAACTCCACCCACTACAACCCCAGAGCCAACCACTACAACAACTCCACCCACAACAACTCCAGAGCCAACCACTACAACAACTCCACCCACAACAACCTCAGAGCCAACCACCACAACAACTCCACCCACAACAACCCCAGAGCCAACCACTACAACAACTCCACCCACTACAACCTCAGAGCCAACCACTACAACAACTCCACCCACGACAACCTCAGAGCCAACCACTACAACAACTCCACCCACGACAACCTCAGAGCCAACCACCACAACAACTCCACCCACTACAACCTCAGAGCCAACCACTACAACAACTCCACCCACAACAACCTCAGAGCCAACCACTACAACAACTCCACCCACGACAACCTCAGAGCCAACCACCACAACAACTCCACCCACTACAACCTCAGAGCCAACCACTACAACAACTCCACCCACAACAACCCCAGAGCCAACCACTACAACAACTCCACCTACTACAACCCCAGAGCCAACTACTACAACAAAATATACAACTCCACCTACTACAACCCCAAAGCCAACCACTACAACAACACAATCTACTACTACACCTCCAGTCACAACCCCTTGTGTTCCAACTTGTGAGTGGTCAGATTGGTATAATGTGCATGATCCTAAAACTGACAAAAGTGACTGGGAAACCTATGAAAACATCACAAACAGTGGTCTACATATTTGTGACAATCCCTCGGAGATTGAATGTAGGTCAGCAGATGTACCAGAACAGGACTTTGATGATTTTATAGAAGAAAACAAACAAGTTGTTACATGTGACATAGGTGTCGGTTTGATCTGTAAAAAGGAAGATCAGCCTAAACGTCCAGGGAAGTGCTTTGACTACATGATCAGAGTGTGTTGTCCAGTTATCTGTGAGCCCACAACTCCAGGAACTCCACctccttctacaacaccagaaccaTCCACAACCGCCACCACCCCAGAACCAACCACAACAACAAAATATACAACACCACCCACTACAACACCAGAGCCAACTACTACAACTAAATATACAACTCCACCCACTACAACCCCAGAACCAACCACCACAACAACTCCACCCACAACAACCCCAGAACCAACCACCACAACAACTCCACCCACTACAACCCCAGAACCAACCACAACAACTCCACCCACTACAACAACTCCACTCACTACAACTCCAGAACCATCCACTACAACAACTCCACCCACTACAACCCCAGAACCAACCACTACATCTCCACTCACAACAACCCAAGAGCCAAGCACCACAACTAAATATATAACTCCACCCACTACAACCCCAGAACCAACCTCTACAACAACTCCACCCACTACAACCCCAGAACCAACCACTACAACATCTCCACCCACAACAACCCAAGAGCCAACCACCACAACTAAATATACAGCTTCACCAACTACAACCCCAGAGCCAACCACCACAACAACTCCACCCACTACAACCCCAGAGCCAACCACTACAACTGCTCCACCCACAACAACCCAAAAGCCAACCACCACAACTAAATATACAACTCCACCAACTACAACCCTTGAGCCAACCACCACAACTAAATATACAACTCCACCAACTACAACCTCAGAGCCAACCACTACAACAACTCCACCCTCTACAACCCCAGAACCAACCACTACAACTGCTCCACCCACAACAACCCAAAAGCCAACCACCACAACTAAATATACAACTCCACCAACTACAACCCTTGAGCCAACCACCACAACAAAATATACAACTCCACCAACTACAACCTCAGAGCCCACTACCACAACAACTCCACCCACAACAACCCCAGAGCCAACCACTACAACAACTCCACCCTCTACAACCCCAGAACCAACCACTACAACTGCTCCACCCACAACAACCCAAAAGCCAACCACCACAACTAAATATACAACTCCACCAACTACAACCCTTGAGCCAACCACCACAACTAAATATACAACTCCACCAACTACAACCTCAGAGCCCACTACCACAACAACTCCACCCACAACAACCCCAAAGCCAACCACCACAACAACAACGCCACCAACTACAACCCTAGAGCCAACCACTACAACAAAATATACAACTCCATCTACTACAACCCCAAAGCCAACCACTACAACAACACAATCCACTACTACACCTCCAGTCACAACCCCTTGTGTTCCAACTTGTGAGTGGTCAGATTGGTATAATGTGCATGATCCTAAAACTGACAAAAGTGACTGGGAAACCTATGAAAACATCACAAACAGTGGTCTACATATTTGTGACAATCCCTCGGAGCTTGAATGTAGGTCAGCAGATGTACCAGAACAGGACTTTGATGATTTTATAGAAGAAAACAAACAAGTTGTTACATGTGACATAGGTGTCGGTTTGATCTGTAAAAAGGAAGATCAGCCTAAACGTCCAGGGAAGTGCTTTGACTACATGATCAGAGTGTGTTGTCCAGTTATCTGTGAGCCCACAACTCCAGGAACTCCACctccttctacaacaccagaaccaTCCACAACCGCCACCACCCCAGAACCAACCACAACAACAAAATATACAACACCACCCACTACAACACCAGAGCCAACTACTACAACTAAATATACAACTCCACCCACAGCAACCCCAGAACCAAGCACCACAACAACTCCACCAACTACAACCCTAGAACCAACCACTACAACAGCTCCACCCACAACAACCCCTGAGCCAACCACCACAACAACAACACCCACTACAACACCAAAGCCTAGCACTACAACAACTCCACCAACTACAACCCTAGAGCCAACCACCACAACAACTCCACCCACAACAACACCAAAGCCAACCACTACATCAATTCCACCCACTACAACCCCAGAGACAACCACTACAACAACTCCACCCACAACAACCCCAGAGCCAGCCACCACAACTAAATATACAACTCCACCAACTACAACCCCAGAGCCAACCACCACAACAACTCCACCTACTACAACCCCAGAGACAACCACTACAACAACTCCACCCACTACAACCCCAGAGCCAACCACCACAACTAAATATACAACTCCACCAACTACAACCCCAGAGCCAACCACCACAACAACTCCACCTACTACAACCCCAGAGACAACCTCTACAACAACTCCACCCACTACAACCCCAGAGACAACCACTACAACAACTCCACCCACTACAACACCAAAGCCAACCACTACATCAATTCCACCCACTATAACCCCAGAGACAACCCCTGCAACAACTCCACCCACAACAAAATATACAACTCCACCAACTACAACCCCAGAGCCAACCACCACAACAACTCCACCTACTACAACCCCAGAGACAACCATCACAACAAATCCACCCACTACAACCCCAGAGCCAACCACTACAACAACTCCACACACTACAACACCAAAGCCAACAACTACAACTCTACCTACTACAACCCCAGAGCCAACTACTACAACAAAATATACAACTCCACCCACTACAACACCAAAGCCATCCACTACAGCTCCACCCACTACAACCCCAGAGACAACCACCACAACAACTCCACCCACTACAACACCAAAGCCAACAACCACAACAACTCCACCCACTACAACCCCAGAGACAACCACTACAACAACTCCACCCACTACAACACCAAAGCCAACAACTACATCAATTCCACCCACTACAACCCCAGAGACAACCACTACAACAAAATATACAACTCCACCTACTACAACCCCAGAGACAACCACCACAACAACTCCACCCACTACAACCCCAGAGACAACCACTACAACAACTCCACACACTACAACACCAAAGCCAACAACTACAACTCCACCTACTACAACCCCAGAGCCAACTACTACAACAAAATATACAACTCCACCTACTACAACCCCAGAGACAACCACCACAACAACTCCACCCACTACAACCCCAGAGACAACCACTACAACAACTCCACCCACTACAACACCAAAGCCAACAACCACAACAACTCCACCCACTAGATCCCCAGAGACAACCACTACAACAACTCCACCCACTACAACACCAAAGCCAACAACTACATCAATTCCACCCACTACAACCCCAGAGACAACCACTACAACAACTCCACACACTACAACACCAAAGCCAACAACTACAACTCCACCTACTACAACCCCAGAGCCAACTACTACAACAAAATATACAACTCCACCCACTACAACCCCAAAGCCAACTACTACAACTACCCCACCCACTACGACCCCAGAGACAACAACAACCACACCAGGATCAACAACAGAATGCTTCTGTATTGTTGATGGCAAGCATTATCGTCCAg GGGAGATCATTTTTCATATGCACCACATTGGATTAGGCATTTGTCTCACAATGACATGTTCTGATATTTGTGAACTCCACAACAAGACTGATGCTTGTCCAACAACCCCACATCCACCTACAACTCCACCTAGTACCACTCCGTATATTCCCATTTGTCCTGAATGGGATGTTGTG CAAAATGAGACGTTTTTCTTGTGCAACTGTACCATGGCCAGATGCATTGAAAACAACACAATTGAGATAATTCCATATGAGTGTCCACCACTTCAGAACATTACTTGTCTCAATGAAAAGAAACCAGTTCTTGTGTATGATGAGTACTACTGCTGCCAACATTATGCATGTGACT GTGagtgtgaaggctggggagatccTCATTACACAACATTTGATGGATTATACTACAGTTATCAAGGAAATTGCACCTATGTTTTGATGGAGGAGATTACACCAAGGCATCAGCTGAAGATTTATATTGACAACGTCTTTTGTGATCCCACTGAAGATGTTTCTTGTCCACGATCAATAATCATAGCTTATGGATCGCAAGTTCTTACGCTCATCAATCATAACCTCATTGGAGCTCCAAAGCTGGAG gtTTTGAAAAATGGGAAAAGTGTGAAACTACCACATATTGAGCCTGGTATTAAAGTCATAAGCACAGGCATTAACTTAGTATTTGAGATCCCTCTCCTAAATGTGGTCATCAAATTTGGCATGACTGGCTTCAGTGTTTTCCTTCCATATCAGCACTTTGGCAGGAACACACAGGGCCATTGTG GAACCTGCAACAACAACCAGACTGATGACTGCAAGCTTCCAAGTGGTCAGCTGGTGGAAAGTTGCTCTGTGATGGCTGACTACTGGCCAGCAAATGACATTTACCAACCTAACTGCCCACCACCATCTGTACTACCCACAAATAGACCTGAACTTCCACTTGAACCAACACCGTGCAACCCAGACTCCATCTGTGACCTGCTTAAGAGCAG TGTCTTTGCTGAATGCCATCCATTGATTTCTCCAGAGAACTTTTACAGAGGCTGTGCTTTTGACAGTTGCCATGTTTCCAATCCAGTAGTAGAGTGCACAAGTCTGCAGACATATGCTGCTGCCTGTGCTCAGGTTGGAGCTTGCATCCACTGGAGGAACCACACCAAACTGTGCT CTGGTGATTGTCCATCAGACAGAGTCTACAAGCCTTGTGGTCCTGCAGAACAACCAACCTGTGATGATGA TCCTAATGAACCATCCTTAAATATCATCACTGAGGGTTGCTTTTGTCCTGATGGAATGAAACTATTCAACAAAGAGTCTAGAATATGTGTTGAAAAGTGTG gATGTCTTGATCCTGACGGAAATCCTCGTGAG TTCAACGAGAGATTTGAGTACAAATGTCAGGACTGCATCTGTGATGAACTCACCAAAACCGTGATTTGCAAGCCTAAAACTTGCCCAGCACCACCCATTGCTAACTGCACCGGTCCTGGGTTTGTTCTTGTGAACCAAACAAACCCAGATGACACCTGCTGCTTTGCTCTTGCTTGCC AGTGCCAGATCAGCAGGTGTCTAGTTAGCAGCCTAAACTGTCCAACTGGTTACAAACCAGTTGTCAGTGTTCCTGAAGGAAAATGCTGCCCAGAACACACATGTG ATCCTAAACGGGTTTGTGTTCACAAGGATGTTGAATACCAG CCTGGCTCTTCCGTTCCTGCATACGAATGTCAGGACTGTGTTTGCAGCAACGAGGTCGACAAAAATTCGGGTCTATTCAAAATAACTTGTGAATTTCAGCATTGTGAGGAGAAATGTGACATG GGATATGAATATGTGGAAACCAGCCTTGATGAATGCTGCGGGAAGTGTGAGCAGAGACAGTGTGTGCTGAATGTAAATGGTACCAAACAGCTCTTGAAT GAAGGAGAAACATGGTCACCGCCTCACAATAGGTGTGAGCATTACACCTGTGTTAAAAGTGGTGAAACGTTTTCCACCTTTAGTTCACACGTTGTTTGCCCACCATTCCATGAGAGCAACTGTCAGCCT AATACAATTCAGACAGCAGCAAACGGCTGCTGTAGAATCT GTGTGGAGAAGGAGAGGGCCTGCAAGGTAATGACCATGAAAACACGTATTACACATCAGGGCTGTCAGTCTGAGCAGGAGGTGGATATGCCATTCTGTGAAGGATCATGCAACACTTTCACCAA GTACTCTGAAGCAGCAGCTGCGATGCAGCATTCCTGCTCCTGCTGTAAGGAGGCACGTTTCAGCAATCGCACCGTTGATCTGATGTGCCTGAATGGAGAAACAGTCCCCCACACCTACATGCATGTGGAGGAGTGTGGCTGTGGAAACACAGAGTGCACCATTCCTGGTGCACAACATACACGGAGAAAACGAAGCTTGGCTTTGGTGTGA